From marine bacterium B5-7:
GGCTCGGAATGCGTTTTAAAAAGTGATAAGGTTTTAATTCGGCGTTAAATGCGATAACAGCGAAATACATCATGCACCCAGTGATCATTTGTATGATAGTTGCATAACCTAGGCCGGCAATACCGCAATGCGGGAAGCCAAGTTTTCCAAAGATGAAGCCATATGCGGTGATAATATTGATGATTGTTGAAATCAAGGCAAATTTCATCACCATCTTTTGTTTGAGAATGCCGTAAAATGCTTGTGCGCAAGTGGCATTAATCATTAAGAAGGGGTAAGACCAAAGCGTCACGTCAAAGTATTGTTGCACCATTTTGATTAAATCAGGTGATTGGTGAAAATAAGTCAAGATGGCATACATATGTTTTCCGATAAACATCATGGGGATGGAAACAATCAGTGCTAGTAAGCATGCTTGGCGAAGTATACAGCCAATGAGGTGATGTTGTTTTGCACCGTATGCGCGTCCAACCACGGCACTGGTGGAAAAGATAATCGACATGCTAATGACTGTTAAGGAGGTTTGCGCTGGGAGCATCAGTGCGCTGGCTGCCAAGGCATGATGGCCTAGATGAGCGACCATGGCCATGCCCGAGAATATAGCAAAGACCGCAATAAAGCGTGATGCAGCGGCTGGGATGGCTAATTTGAGGGTGCGTTTGAAAATACTGATTTCTAGTGTGTTGGTCGTCATGTTGTTTCCCCAGCGTTTAGGTCGACATTATCGCATATTTTGGTAAACTTTGAAACGTCATTTATCAAGATTAAGCGCTAAGGAGTTCAGCATGACACAAGCTTTAAACCCTTCTGTTACCCCCCTAAAACAATCCGGTATCCGAGCAGCCAGTGCGCGCTGTCAAGAATTGGGTGGTATTAACCTCGGTCAAGGGGTGTGCGACATTCCCACACCACAAACGATCCAGGATGCTGCAACACGTGCTATGGCGGACAATCACAACATGTATTCTGCCTGCGAAGGTATTTTACCTTTACGTGAAAAACTTGCGGAAAAAATTACAAATTTTAATGGCGTGCCTGTCGATCCTAAAACAGAAGTGCTGGTCACACATGGATCG
This genomic window contains:
- a CDS encoding MATE family efflux transporter, which translates into the protein MTTNTLEISIFKRTLKLAIPAAASRFIAVFAIFSGMAMVAHLGHHALAASALMLPAQTSLTVISMSIIFSTSAVVGRAYGAKQHHLIGCILRQACLLALIVSIPMMFIGKHMYAILTYFHQSPDLIKMVQQYFDVTLWSYPFLMINATCAQAFYGILKQKMVMKFALISTIINIITAYGFIFGKLGFPHCGIAGLGYATIIQMITGCMMYFAVIAFNAELKPYHFLKRIPSPHRCMKQLLSIGLPISLQTGAELLYFLTVTMMTGWLGNEALGANQITRQYMFLLVVPIFSLSQAAGVLVSQSYGRKEFSAIPKFGNASLQLAFFLVTVVGGLYVFMPHQLARLFVDISDPKNQHILYLASWLFVIAVTYEFFDAVRNVLTGALRGLYDTKYAMMVSVLGIWCVSLPCAYYFAFHLHWGVIGIALGTSTGILLGMILMISRWHAQLAKVLAMDHGKKALG